One Watersipora subatra chromosome 4, tzWatSuba1.1, whole genome shotgun sequence genomic window carries:
- the LOC137393508 gene encoding protein FAM117B-like, with protein sequence MSAASGSQKVKRNAASPSSVRQGPLRATQQFALVNGSPSRKQVVGQSVVYSPTSKSHKSSKTTRSHSETAFVCDRSTTSPAFKVEKPNALRVTGSVDNINLYLSGQWPKDAACCKKQRESQSNTHSSFCSYSDGAFRKDTHTQTPEEWENTENKRPLSHSKLALYKRSKSVGSGDNWSLKSSKDIKAKLQRKDYQSKGTQGMQRFSPVATSSVVHNHSTQPIKVPVAIHENGMLRGTPGKARGSVEGHNPEIETLIITAQREQQLETSRSKAVGCLFDCPDGHRAPFPEVSSNMRNVDTQTPSQSEMLLSGDKLLELSISDYGGRCSSRTSTETDEGSRPPSLSPSPFLLGPLDMEEPASDSGESVRLGISTATSPRPNNSAQFIRLPPDGAEKLKSVVEIASPPLKNLLPPVLMSTMNLQPSERSAFSSLGKPSAFVQRKSPILLMEESH encoded by the exons ATGTCTGCTGCCTCTGGAAGTCAAAAGGTTAAACGTAATGCAGCATCACCATCTTCTGTCAGACAAGGTCCATTGAGAGCAACACAACAGTTTGCTTTAGTTAATGGAAGCCCTTCTAGAAAGCAAGTGGTTGGGCAATCAGTGGTGTATTCTCCTACGTCCAAGTCTCACAAATCTTCCAAAACTACTAGATCACACTCGGAGACTGCATTTGTGTGTGATAGAAGTACCACCTCACCGGCTTTTAAAG TTGAAAAACCTAATGCTCTAAGAGTGACAGGTTCAGTGGACAACATCAACTTGTACCTCTCCGGGCAATGGCCGAAGGATGCTGCTTGCTGTAAAAAGCAGAGAGAAAGCCAGTCAAACACACACTCCTCGTTTTGTTCATATAGTGATGGAGCGTTTCGGAAAGACACACATACACag ACACCAGAGGAATGGGAGAATACAGAAAACAAACGTCCATTATCGCACAGTAAACTTGCCTTGTACAAGCGATCAAAATCTGTAGGTAGTGGTGACAACTGGAGTCTCAAGTCTTCAAAGGAT ATTAAAGCGAAACTTCAACGAAAAGACTACCAGTCAAAAGGAACACAAGGAATGCAAAGGTTTAGCCCAGTGGCGACCAGCAGTGTGGTGCACAACCACTCAACGCAGCCAATCAAAGTGCCAGTTGCCATTCATGAGAATGGCATGTTACGGGGGACCCCGGGCAAAGCCCGTGGAAGTGTCGAAGGCCACAACCCA GAAATAGAGACTCTTATTATAACCGCTCAACGAGAACAGCAATTGGAAACCAGCAGATCTAAGGCT GTGGGTTGCCTATTTGATTGCCCTGATGGGCACAGAGCTCCTTTCCCAGAAGTCAGTAGCAATATGAGAAATGTCGACACACAGACACCAAGCCAATCAGAGATGCTGCTAAGTGGTGACAAGCTGCTAGAGTTGTCTATCAGTGACTATGGTGGCCGCTGTAGCAGTAGGACTTCTACAGAGACTGATGAGGGAAGCCGTCCACCTTCCCTCAGTCCATCACCCTTTTTGTTAG GTCCACTAGACATGGAGGAGCCAGCATCTGACAGTG GCGAGTCTGTGAGGCTAGGAATTTCTACAGCGACGAGTCCACGACCCAACAATAGTGCTCAGTTTATTCGACTACCTCCCGACGGTGCTGAGAAGTTAAAGAGTGTCGTGGAAAT CGCCTCGCCGCCACTCAAGAACCTCCTTCCTCCAGTACTCATGAGCACGATGAACCTACAGCCGAGTGAGAGATCCGCATTTAGCAGTCTTGGCAAGCCATCTGCCTTTGTCCAGAGAAAGAGTCCTATCCTACTTATGGAAGAGTCTCACTAG
- the LOC137393753 gene encoding uncharacterized protein, producing MQSSQEHPLPPEIANFKPTFQKSLATKKIFFQGRRIAPIQLFPSRNRTAEDVKVYLFEDFLSPEECDGLRAVHDSHIQMANEVPPLLCFESLDTLRKHLSYAKKSDIKVTRDVFTKGTYCLNSTFSTRVADFLHYNWSYSTAFYPNESVFSNMVAALIQETTGLRKENGGKFQITSYPLHIGYKKHTDCTEGTGELRDRMATILVYLDDVEVGGETEFTELGIKVRPKKGQALVWNNMNPKGECIPASVHEASKVTKGKKYILQRWYYHKSFWSLGRRPEPPSLPERTAEQALVLCDEYKHGSCRWYDEWLPDVMEDYRRRSATLI from the exons ATGCAATCTTCTCAAGAACACCCGCTGCCTCCCGAGATCGCTAACTTCAAGCCTACTTTCCAAAAATCTCTTGCaactaaaaagattttttttcaagGACGAAGAATTGCTCCAATACAGTTGTTCCCATCCCGAAATCGGACAGCTGAAGATGTTAA GGTTTATTTGTTTGAGGACTTTTTGTCTCCGGAGGAATGTGATGGTTTGAGGGCAGTTCATGACAGTCATATTCAAATGGCCAATGAAGTACCTCCGCTGCTCTGCTTCGAGAGTCTTGACACATTGCGAAAGCATCTGAGCTATGCAAAAAAGAGCGATATTAAGGTGACCCGTGATGTCTTCACAAAAG GTACTTATTGCTTAAATAGCACTTTCTCAACCCGAGTGGCCGATTTTCTGCACTACAACTGGAGCTACAGCACAGCATTTTATCCCAATGAATCTGTTTTCTCTAACATGGTTGCTGCTCTAATCCAAGAGACTACTGGCTTGAGAAAAGAGAATGGCGGAAAGTTCCAAATAACATCATATCCTTTGCATATTG GTTACAAGAAACACACTGACTGCACAGAGGGTACTGGAGAGTTGAGAGATAGAATGGCCACAATTCTTGTTTACCTGGATGATGTAGAGGTTGGAGGAGAGACTGAGTTTACCG AGCTTGGGATAAAGGTGAGGCCTAAGAAAGGTCAGGCACTCGTATGGAATAACATGAACCCCAAGGGTGAATGTATACCTGCGTCGGTGCACGAGGCAAGTAAAGTTACCAAGGGaaagaaatatatattacaGAGATG GTACTACCACAAGAGCTTCTGGTCCTTGGGACGGAGGCCTGAACCACCATCCCTCCCGGAGAGGACAGCTGAACAGGCACTAGTGCTATGCGATGAGTATAAACATGGATCATGTCGCTGGTATGACGAGTGGTTGCCTGATGTGATGGAGGACTACAGACGAAGGAGTGCAACTCTCATTTAG
- the LOC137393825 gene encoding uncharacterized protein DDB_G0286299-like, producing MFDYERYDHTYCRITKDDEEASSMKRRFSSASFEGLSDVEFSDQHSPQISVEKDNGPPLNREPVIIVRTKKPRKTAPIIVKTMNKMNTASDVPTVNTASTTLDNSNSIICKNKITNVVAEDATMDDTSDSKPKEKTVKEEQIISVPEKTVPDSVQKVAPIIQTTKSGRTRKLTAKAQQISEESISKARKSSKIKSNASKESERKKSRGRPKKNGGNQIKATGLKIGKADTALQKQINTVGSANSTALAIDSTKQGSNEQGLSNGGAGKTISVAQTKAFENEGNNDIASTSTQPPLVKKSMQKEKKQPAKANTKASSKSSSAVKRSPKTASKSKLVVVTKPPPKRRAQLRAQEQKAAGKGATIGSGRIVQGTRRRR from the coding sequence ATGTTTGACTATGAAAGATACGATCACACGTATTGTCGAATCACTAAAGATGACGAGGAAGCTAGTAGTATGAAACGCCGCTTTTCATCAGCTTCATTCGAAGGATTGTCAGATGTTGAGTTCTCCGATCAACATTCTCCTCAGATCTCTGTTGAGAAAGACAATGGTCCTCCACTGAATCGAGAGCCTGTTATTATTGTCAGGACAAAGAAGCCTAGAAAAACTGCTCCAATCATTGTGAAGACTATGAATAAAATGAACACTGCGAGTGATGTGCCTACAGTAAATACTGCAAGTACCACACTAGATAACAGTAATtcaattatttgtaaaaacaaaattacgAATGTTGTTGCTGAAGATGCAACTATGGATGATACTTCAGACAGTaaaccaaaagaaaaaacaGTAAAAGAAGAGCAAATTATTTCTGTGCCTGAAAAAACTGTGCCGGATAGTGTTCAAAAAGTGGCTCCAATCATTCAGACAACTAAATCAGGACGAACGCGCAAGCTAACAGCTAAAGCCCAGCAAATCTCTGAAGAGTCTATTTCCAAAGCACGCAAATCTTCTAAGATCAAATCAAATGCCAGTAAAGAATCAGAAAGAAAGAAATCTCGCGGTAGGCCAAAAAAGAATGGCGGTAACCAAATCAAGGCCACTGGGTTAAAAATTGGAAAGGCCGATACTGCATTGCAAAAGCAAATTAACACAGTAGGGTCTGCTAATAGCACAGCGCTGGCAATTGATTCAACGAAACAGGGCAGCAATGAACAGGGGCTTTCCAATGGTGGAGCTGGCAAAACTATCAGTGTTGCTCAGACTAAAGCATTTGAAAATGAAGGAAACAACGATATTGCAAGTACATCAACTCAACCACCTCTTGTTAAAAAATCAATGCAGAAAGAGAAGAAGCAACCTGCAAAAGCTAATACAAAGGCCAGTTCTAAATCGTCATCAGCTGTTAAACGAAGTCCAAAAACTGCATCTAAATCAAAACTGGTGGTCGTCACAAAACCACCTCCCAAACGGCGAGCCCAGTTGCGTGCGCAGGAGCAGAAGGCTGCAGGAAAAGGTGCAACAATCGGCTCTGGTAGGATTGTTCAAGGTACTCGTAGACGAAGGTGA